The DNA segment TTCGAGATCAAACGGGCCTTCCAGGTCCACCAAGACCTCTGGGGAGGGGCCCAACGATCGAGTGATCACGTTCTTGGGAATGGATTTACTGAAAACACTGTCACTGTGAACTTTGCCGCTGGCTTGCATCTCCCAAACCAACGAGTGATCAAACGTCAACTGCTCCAACACCCCGCGCCGCAACCGATAAACACGCGAATCGCCAACATGAGCCACGTAGGCCTCACCATTGACCAAAACCAGTGAACTGGCGGTCGTCCCCATGTTGAGGAACTCGGGGTTGCTTTGCCCACGCTCGTAAATGGCGGCATTGGCCAAATGCACCGCCTCAGAAATGGCGTGCTCGGGCGCCTCTTCCCGCGATTGGTAGTAGTGCATCGAAATGCGATCGCTGGCAATCTTCGACGCCAACTCACCCGCCGCGTGGGCGCCCATCCCGTCCGCGACGACAAACAAGTGCCCCCGCTTGTTCAGACGTTCCGCGGACTCGGCGATTAAAATCGCCAATGAATCTTGATTGTTCGCACGCCGCATCCCCACATGGGTTTGCTCAGCGAACTTCACTCCGGGGTGCCATGAACCTGACAAACGATTTGTGACCGAGAACTGGTGACCGAGAACACATTCAACCGACGAACTTACACGGCCTCACCGAGACTGCTTGGCAAATTGTAAGTCCCCGTGCGCCGTGAACCTAGTGTATTGAACGCTCTTGAGACACGATTTTAGCGACCTTCGTCACCGCAGACCGCCAGGCATGGATGACACCCCACCCGCGAGACCTCTCAACGGACTGCTCAAACGTAGAAATCGGCTCAAACAGGAGCGATCAGTTCCGCCGCCAATCGGCAGGCGTCCAAGAACTCGTCGACCATCAGGTACTCATCGACAGTGTGAATGGATGCTTGACCGCACCCGAGCGTGACAGCCTCAATCCCATGCAGCATCAGCCAATTTGCATCCAGCCCGCCGTTGGCCACCTCGCACTGTGGTGAACGCCCCAATTGCGAGATCAACTGAGTCGCCGCCAACACCGAAGGATGATCTTCCGCCAATCGAAACGCCTCGTAGTCCACGCGACTGCTGAATTCCAAACTCCCCACCCGGCCCTGAACATCCGTCACTGACTGAACTGCGTTTTCAAACGCTGCTTTCATCTGCGCCACAATTTCAGCCCGGAACTCCGCGTCATGACTCCGCGCCTCGGCTCGCAACTGGACTTCCGGTGTGATCACGTTGGTGGCGTCCCCGCCTTGAAAAACGCCCACGTTGGCGGTCCCTCGCCGTCCATCTTTCTCGACCAACCCCAGCCATCCATTGCGATGCAGAGTGCTGATCGCTTCGGAGGCAATCACGATTGCACTCACACCCTTCTCAGGTGCCACGCCAGCATGAGCCGCATGACCTCGAACCGTCATCTGCACACGCTCGCCACCGATCGCCCCATGACGAATCTTGTCGAGCCCACCCCCATCGAAATTGAACGCCCGATCCACTCGCCCCACCTTGGACACTTCCAGGTGACGAGCGCCTTCCAACCCAACTTCTTCCTGGATCAGGAACAGAATCACGGCCGGAGCCAACC comes from the Rhodopirellula islandica genome and includes:
- a CDS encoding M20/M25/M40 family metallo-hydrolase — translated: MNRTDASQWAALDESAALDRYLQLTRIRGKSGDEAAVSSSIQAMLVEAGVDPAWIQSDDAGTKTRLSGNTGNLIVSLPGDESLPRTLLSAHMDTVPICVGSNPVVRDDEELGRIVVSDGPTGLGADDRSGCAVILSAIFERLARQAKQPDLRLAPAVILFLIQEEVGLEGARHLEVSKVGRVDRAFNFDGGGLDKIRHGAIGGERVQMTVRGHAAHAGVAPEKGVSAIVIASEAISTLHRNGWLGLVEKDGRRGTANVGVFQGGDATNVITPEVQLRAEARSHDAEFRAEIVAQMKAAFENAVQSVTDVQGRVGSLEFSSRVDYEAFRLAEDHPSVLAATQLISQLGRSPQCEVANGGLDANWLMLHGIEAVTLGCGQASIHTVDEYLMVDEFLDACRLAAELIAPV